A genome region from Gossypium hirsutum isolate 1008001.06 chromosome A04, Gossypium_hirsutum_v2.1, whole genome shotgun sequence includes the following:
- the LOC107942063 gene encoding heavy metal-associated isoprenylated plant protein 47 → MKQKIIIKVSMHCSKCRTEALQVAVVAYGVNSVALNGPEKDKLMILGEGVDVACLAEALRKKLCHATIEIVEEVKEPSPPTPTPTPAPPTPPPQIIYCQQPPQFECYRVVADPSPAPCTIM, encoded by the exons ATGAAG CAAAAGATAATTATTAAAGTTTCAATGCATTGCAGCAAATGCCGAACAGAAGCTTTACAGGTTGCTGTTGTTGCATATG GGGTTAATTCGGTGGCCTTAAATGGACCGGAAAAGGACAAGCTAATGATATTAGGTGAAGGGGTGGATGTAGCATGCTTGGCTGAGGCATTGAGGAAGAAGCTTTGCCATGCAACCATTGAAATAGTTGAAGAAGTAAAAGAACCATCACCACCCACACCCACACCCACTCCAGCTCCACCGACACCGCCTCCTCAAATTATATACTGTCAACAACCGCCACAGTTTGAATGTTACAGAGTGGTTGCTGATCCTTCTCCAGCTCCTTGTACTATTATGTGA